The following proteins are co-located in the Egicoccus sp. AB-alg2 genome:
- a CDS encoding sugar transferase: MPRWLEVVLAVALLVLLAPVLALVAALIRWSSRGPVLYRQQRVGRGGTTFTLLKFRTMRVGADREGQLSVGATDPRTTAVGRRLRQHKLDELPQLVNVVRGEMSFVGPRPEVPEYVDPTRPEQAEVLRHRPGLTDPASLAFRCEGELLAGHPDPERYYVEVVLPAKLRLSAAYLRRRSLLGDLRIVLQTAGALRGGAVASPAEHLGSEPT, from the coding sequence ATGCCCCGCTGGTTGGAGGTGGTCCTGGCCGTCGCACTGCTGGTGCTGCTGGCACCGGTGCTCGCGCTCGTGGCCGCGCTGATCCGGTGGTCGTCGCGCGGCCCGGTGCTGTACCGCCAGCAACGGGTGGGACGGGGCGGCACGACGTTCACCCTGCTCAAGTTCCGCACGATGCGGGTGGGCGCCGACCGCGAGGGCCAGCTCAGTGTCGGCGCGACCGACCCGCGGACCACCGCCGTCGGGCGCCGGCTGCGCCAGCACAAGCTCGACGAACTGCCACAACTGGTCAACGTCGTACGGGGCGAGATGTCCTTCGTCGGGCCGCGTCCCGAGGTACCGGAGTACGTCGACCCGACGCGCCCGGAGCAGGCCGAGGTCCTGCGCCACCGCCCGGGCCTGACCGATCCGGCGAGTCTGGCGTTCCGGTGCGAGGGCGAACTGCTGGCCGGCCACCCGGACCCGGAGCGCTACTACGTCGAGGTGGTGTTGCCGGCCAAGCTGCGGCTGTCCGCCGCGTACCTGCGCCGCCGGTCCCTGCTCGGCGACCTGCGCATCGTGTTGCAGACGGCCGGCGCCCTGCGCGGCGGTGCGGTCGCGTCACCCGCCGAGCACCTCGGATCGGAGCCCACGTGA
- a CDS encoding NAD-dependent epimerase/dehydratase family protein, which produces MQQTSGMPRRVLVTGAAGFIGSHLAEALVARGDEVVGVDAFVPTYARERKLANLAGLLDEPRFRFVELDLRTGDLDALLEGIDVVVNEAAMAGLPTSWMDAPSYVECNLIGLARLVKAAMRVGVSRFVQASTSSVYGVEACGDETMPTRPVSPYGVSKLAAEHLVLAYTANYDFPASILRYFSIYGPRQRPDMAYHRFVERLRRGVPLEMYGDGRQSRSNTYVDDCVRGTLAAIDGAEVGEVYNIGGGVSLELREAIDLLGRELAVAPRIVELPARPGDQRRTFADTSKAAETFGYTATVTPEVGLAAQVRWHLADLPGPRPPVRERLAQQAS; this is translated from the coding sequence ATGCAGCAGACGTCAGGGATGCCGCGGCGGGTGCTCGTGACCGGCGCGGCGGGGTTCATCGGGTCACATCTCGCCGAGGCACTGGTCGCCCGCGGCGACGAGGTCGTCGGTGTCGACGCGTTCGTCCCGACCTACGCCCGTGAACGCAAACTGGCCAACCTCGCCGGCCTGCTGGACGAGCCACGCTTTCGGTTCGTGGAGCTCGACCTGCGCACCGGCGACCTCGATGCGCTGCTCGAGGGCATCGACGTGGTCGTCAACGAGGCCGCGATGGCGGGCCTGCCGACGAGCTGGATGGACGCGCCGAGCTACGTGGAATGCAACCTGATCGGCCTGGCGCGGCTGGTGAAGGCGGCGATGCGCGTCGGCGTGTCGCGCTTCGTCCAGGCGTCGACCTCGTCGGTCTACGGGGTGGAAGCCTGCGGTGACGAGACCATGCCGACCCGCCCGGTCTCGCCCTATGGCGTCTCCAAGCTCGCCGCGGAGCACCTGGTGTTGGCCTACACCGCCAACTACGACTTCCCCGCGTCCATCCTGCGCTACTTCTCGATCTACGGACCACGGCAGCGGCCGGACATGGCCTATCACCGGTTCGTCGAGCGGCTTCGGCGGGGGGTGCCGCTGGAGATGTACGGTGACGGCCGACAGTCGCGCTCGAACACCTACGTCGACGACTGCGTGCGCGGCACCCTCGCCGCGATCGACGGTGCCGAGGTCGGCGAGGTCTACAACATCGGCGGCGGCGTCTCGCTGGAGCTGCGCGAGGCGATCGACCTGCTCGGCCGGGAGCTGGCCGTGGCGCCGCGCATCGTGGAGTTGCCGGCCCGACCCGGCGACCAGCGTCGCACCTTCGCGGACACCAGCAAGGCGGCCGAGACCTTCGGGTACACGGCCACCGTCACGCCCGAGGTCGGGCTGGCCGCGCAGGTCCGCTGGCACCTCGCCGACCTGCCCGGTCCGCGCCCACCGGTGAGGGAGCGGCTCGCGCAGCAGGCCAGCTGA
- a CDS encoding LuxR C-terminal-related transcriptional regulator, producing MQHTTIRLLLVDTFCVVREGVRAMVDGRHELHVVGEAASVAAGVAKAIALRPDVVLVGADLPDGRGADLIRHLRTSVPEARAVVFSPFADEEAFFQAVVAGAFGYLVEDIDAEALATALRAVGTGQTLISPTTIDELRTRMRAAALPDGLKRALTGQEARILAMVVEGATNGEIAEHLSLAEKTVRNYMSNILAKTGTRNRTELTAAVVGGAGRSRLTSAQVLRVPEHAHAG from the coding sequence ATGCAACACACGACGATCCGCCTGTTGCTCGTGGACACGTTCTGCGTGGTGCGCGAGGGCGTCCGCGCGATGGTCGACGGCCGGCACGAACTGCACGTCGTGGGGGAGGCGGCGTCGGTCGCCGCCGGCGTCGCCAAGGCGATCGCCCTGCGGCCGGACGTCGTGCTCGTGGGGGCCGACCTGCCGGACGGTCGCGGCGCGGATCTGATCCGCCACCTGCGCACGAGCGTGCCCGAGGCCCGGGCCGTGGTCTTCAGCCCCTTCGCGGACGAGGAGGCCTTCTTCCAGGCCGTGGTGGCCGGTGCGTTCGGCTACCTCGTCGAGGACATCGACGCGGAAGCGCTCGCGACCGCGCTCCGGGCCGTCGGCACGGGGCAGACGCTGATCAGCCCCACCACGATCGACGAGCTGCGCACCCGCATGCGTGCGGCGGCGCTGCCGGACGGACTGAAGCGGGCCCTGACCGGCCAGGAGGCGCGCATCCTCGCCATGGTCGTGGAGGGCGCGACCAACGGCGAGATCGCCGAGCACCTCTCGCTGGCCGAGAAGACGGTCCGCAACTACATGTCGAACATCCTGGCCAAGACCGGGACGCGAAACCGGACCGAGCTCACGGCAGCTGTCGTGGGCGGTGCCGGTCGCTCCCGCCTCACCTCGGCGCAGGTGCTCCGGGTACCGGAGCACGCGCACGCCGGGTGA
- a CDS encoding Bax inhibitor-1 family protein produces MSQSFTPPPPPGAAVPNAPIAQQPVDVRATFMQRVYTNLVLGIVAFIGIEFVLLSETLFATPPAAYIAELVAGTNWLLILGGFMLVSWMATRLTVSARTPAQQWGGYGLLVLANALLFATPLYIAANVPALEGTIGTAALLTVVAFLGLTFVAVRSSRDFSFLGTLLKWGGILALIAIVAGVLTGTGLGTLFIVAMIGFAGGAILYDTQKIYRAFPPGTEVIAAMHLFSSIALLFWYVLQLLMRR; encoded by the coding sequence ATGAGCCAGTCGTTCACGCCTCCCCCGCCGCCGGGCGCCGCCGTCCCGAACGCCCCCATCGCGCAGCAGCCGGTCGACGTCCGCGCCACCTTCATGCAGCGTGTCTACACCAACCTCGTGCTGGGCATCGTCGCCTTCATCGGCATCGAGTTCGTGCTGCTCAGCGAGACGCTGTTCGCCACCCCGCCGGCGGCATACATCGCCGAGCTGGTGGCAGGCACGAACTGGCTGCTGATCCTCGGCGGCTTCATGCTCGTGTCGTGGATGGCGACCCGCCTGACCGTCTCCGCCCGCACACCGGCCCAGCAGTGGGGCGGCTACGGCCTGCTGGTGCTGGCCAACGCCCTGCTCTTCGCGACCCCGCTCTACATCGCCGCCAACGTGCCCGCGCTCGAGGGCACGATCGGCACGGCCGCGCTGCTGACGGTGGTCGCGTTCCTCGGACTGACCTTCGTGGCGGTCCGCAGCTCTCGGGACTTCAGCTTCCTGGGCACGCTGCTGAAGTGGGGCGGGATCCTGGCCCTGATCGCCATCGTGGCCGGCGTGCTCACGGGAACCGGCCTCGGCACGCTGTTCATCGTCGCGATGATCGGCTTCGCCGGCGGGGCGATCCTCTACGACACGCAGAAGATCTACCGCGCCTTCCCGCCGGGCACCGAGGTGATCGCGGCGATGCACCTCTTCAGCTCGATCGCGCTGCTGTTCTGGTACGTCCTGCAGCTGCTGATGCGCCGCTGA
- a CDS encoding maleylpyruvate isomerase N-terminal domain-containing protein produces the protein MQGHLAAHRGLLAATEGLDARAWSTPTGCPGWDVHDQLAHCIGTERMMLDDAPAAVAVDGAGHVRNDLGRLVERVDVARESALRALAASLPSRLGAGGTVALEVDGAAPVAIDLGDGGVRRPLATAPVVTLRCTTRQLLALVGGARTVRRPTTWASRGTAPSPTPCSPPPRSRPSGLRTPPVTITRCAPSRRAVV, from the coding sequence GTGCAGGGGCACCTCGCGGCGCACCGCGGACTGCTCGCGGCCACCGAGGGACTCGATGCCCGGGCGTGGTCCACGCCGACCGGCTGTCCGGGCTGGGACGTCCACGACCAGCTCGCGCACTGCATCGGCACCGAGCGGATGATGCTCGACGACGCGCCCGCCGCCGTCGCCGTCGACGGGGCCGGGCACGTGCGCAACGACCTCGGGCGGCTGGTGGAGCGCGTGGACGTGGCACGCGAGAGCGCCCTGCGCGCTCTGGCGGCGTCGCTGCCTTCGCGGCTGGGGGCGGGGGGCACGGTGGCGCTGGAGGTCGACGGGGCGGCGCCCGTGGCGATCGACCTCGGTGACGGCGGCGTGCGGCGCCCGCTCGCGACGGCGCCCGTGGTCACGCTGCGGTGCACGACACGGCAGCTGCTGGCGCTCGTCGGCGGCGCACGGACCGTCCGACGGCCGACGACCTGGGCGTCGCGGGGGACCGCGCCCTCGCCGACGCCCTGCTCGCCGCCGCCACGATCACGCCCTAGCGGTCTCCGGACCCCACCTGTTACCATCACCAGGTGCGCGCCGTCTCGGCGCGCCGTCGTGTGA
- the rpmE gene encoding 50S ribosomal protein L31 has product MKQGIHPEYSVATVTCSCGNSFQTRATVDKISVELCNQCHPFYTGKQKLVDTGGRVDRFKRRLEKAQG; this is encoded by the coding sequence ATGAAGCAGGGCATCCACCCCGAGTACTCGGTCGCGACCGTCACGTGCTCGTGCGGCAACTCGTTCCAGACCCGGGCCACGGTCGACAAGATCAGTGTCGAGCTGTGCAACCAGTGCCACCCCTTCTACACCGGCAAGCAGAAGCTGGTGGACACCGGTGGCCGCGTCGACCGGTTCAAGCGTCGCCTGGAGAAGGCGCAAGGCTGA
- a CDS encoding HIT family protein, translating to MQQRCVFCEIVAGRSPASVVAEGDLTLALLDILPVNEGHALVIPRRHAAGLADLREDEAAELMTLARRVAGAQRALGLAEGVSLVLADGAVAGQEVFHTHLHVVARRDGDKMVLAVDYDPPPSREALDATAQALAGAMATRAPG from the coding sequence ATGCAGCAGAGGTGTGTGTTCTGCGAGATCGTGGCGGGGCGCTCGCCGGCCTCGGTGGTCGCGGAGGGCGACCTCACGCTCGCCCTGCTCGACATCCTGCCGGTCAACGAGGGACACGCGCTCGTGATCCCGCGGCGGCACGCGGCCGGCCTCGCGGACCTTCGTGAGGACGAGGCGGCGGAGCTGATGACGCTCGCCCGTCGGGTGGCCGGGGCCCAGCGGGCGCTGGGCCTCGCGGAGGGCGTGAGCCTGGTCCTGGCCGACGGGGCCGTCGCGGGCCAGGAGGTCTTCCACACCCATCTGCACGTGGTGGCACGCCGCGACGGCGACAAGATGGTCCTGGCCGTCGACTACGACCCGCCGCCGTCGCGCGAGGCGCTGGACGCCACCGCGCAGGCGCTGGCGGGGGCGATGGCGACGCGGGCCCCCGGCTGA
- a CDS encoding DUF1385 domain-containing protein has translation MATPALPRRDRPIPEASMTDHQRPAGSKKPDPLEAAPHYYGGQAVIEGVMMRGADRWAVAVRRPAGDIWLECHAVSDLPRRRPILNKPMVRGCYALADSLAIGMRALGISAMQAFDEEGEEEQLGSGAVGASLLVALLIFVGIFIFLPSAGTKGVDALLGGVLGDGVWFHLVESFVRIVIFLGYLWAISLMADIRRVFQYHGAEHKTIAAWEHGEVLEPENVDRYSTLHVRCGTNFLIMVMLLAVVVYTLAGVLVPPPEGIGLLGSIVYHVVLRVVLLPVVAGLAYEGLRLGAARGDNPLVKALMKPGLWLQLITTKQPTRDQIEVAIRSFEAVVPGELREGRVPHTLDSRITLARDGLPVQLTAADVRVDGDDPAPDPTPRDAAEEA, from the coding sequence GTGGCGACCCCCGCCCTGCCACGCCGCGACCGCCCGATCCCTGAGGCCTCGATGACCGATCACCAGCGTCCTGCGGGCTCGAAGAAGCCCGATCCGCTCGAAGCGGCCCCGCACTACTACGGCGGGCAGGCCGTCATCGAGGGCGTGATGATGCGCGGCGCCGACCGGTGGGCGGTGGCGGTGCGCCGCCCGGCGGGCGACATCTGGCTGGAGTGCCACGCCGTGTCGGACCTGCCCCGACGGCGCCCGATCCTGAACAAGCCCATGGTTCGTGGCTGCTACGCGCTGGCCGACTCGCTCGCCATCGGCATGCGGGCACTGGGCATCTCGGCGATGCAGGCCTTCGACGAGGAAGGGGAGGAGGAGCAGCTCGGCTCCGGGGCCGTCGGGGCCTCCCTGCTCGTGGCGCTGCTGATCTTCGTCGGCATCTTCATCTTCCTGCCCTCGGCGGGCACGAAGGGCGTCGACGCGCTGCTCGGCGGCGTGCTGGGGGACGGGGTGTGGTTCCACCTCGTCGAGTCGTTCGTCCGGATCGTGATCTTCCTCGGCTACCTGTGGGCGATCTCGCTCATGGCCGACATCCGCCGCGTGTTCCAGTACCACGGGGCCGAGCACAAGACGATCGCGGCCTGGGAGCACGGCGAGGTCCTGGAGCCGGAGAACGTCGACCGCTACTCCACGCTCCACGTGCGTTGCGGCACCAACTTCCTGATCATGGTCATGCTGCTCGCGGTCGTGGTCTACACGCTCGCCGGCGTGCTGGTCCCGCCCCCGGAGGGCATCGGCCTGCTCGGCTCGATCGTCTACCACGTGGTGCTGCGCGTGGTGCTGCTCCCGGTGGTCGCCGGGCTCGCCTACGAGGGGCTGCGCCTGGGGGCCGCCCGCGGCGACAACCCGCTCGTGAAGGCGCTGATGAAGCCGGGGCTGTGGCTGCAGCTCATCACCACCAAGCAGCCGACCCGTGACCAGATCGAGGTGGCGATCCGCTCGTTCGAGGCGGTCGTCCCCGGCGAGCTGCGCGAGGGTCGCGTGCCGCACACCCTCGACAGCCGCATCACGCTCGCGCGGGACGGCCTGCCGGTCCAGCTCACGGCCGCCGACGTCCGCGTCGACGGCGACGACCCGGCCCCCGACCCGACGCCGCGCGACGCGGCCGAAGAGGCCTGA
- the prfA gene encoding peptide chain release factor 1, giving the protein MFDKLEQLEARFRDLEAQLGDPEVVSDGQRYTTVAKQHAELADVVAAYRDWRATGDDLEAAREMLAESAGDDAALVKAELDELTVRRAELEDRLKLLLVPRDPNDDKDVIVEIRAAAGGDEAGLFAGELQEMYLRYAQRQGWRTQVLSEAAQGIGGIKEAILEIVGDGAYAHLKHESGVHRVQRVPATESQGRIHTSTASVAVLPAAEEVDVQVNPNELRIDVYRSSGPGGQSVNTTDSAVRITHVPTGLVVSCQDEKSQHQNRDKAMRILRSRLLQAEQDRRAQERADARAGQIGTGDRAEKIRTYNFPQSRVTDHRIGLTVHNLTDLLNGQLDDVVAALRQTEREARLAAVQDEDGS; this is encoded by the coding sequence GTGTTCGACAAGCTCGAACAGCTCGAGGCGCGTTTCCGCGACCTCGAGGCGCAGCTCGGCGACCCCGAGGTGGTGTCGGACGGTCAGCGCTACACGACCGTCGCCAAGCAGCACGCCGAACTCGCCGACGTGGTGGCCGCCTACCGCGACTGGCGCGCGACCGGTGACGACCTCGAGGCGGCGCGCGAGATGCTGGCCGAGTCCGCTGGCGACGACGCCGCGCTGGTCAAGGCGGAGCTCGACGAGCTGACCGTCCGGCGGGCTGAGTTGGAGGACCGGCTCAAGCTGCTGCTGGTGCCCCGCGACCCGAACGACGACAAGGACGTCATCGTCGAGATCCGCGCCGCGGCCGGCGGCGACGAGGCGGGCCTGTTCGCCGGCGAACTGCAGGAGATGTACCTGCGCTACGCCCAGCGGCAGGGCTGGCGCACGCAGGTGCTGTCCGAGGCCGCGCAGGGGATCGGCGGCATCAAGGAGGCGATCTTGGAGATCGTCGGCGACGGGGCCTACGCCCACCTGAAGCACGAGTCGGGTGTGCACCGGGTCCAGCGCGTGCCGGCCACCGAGTCCCAGGGCCGCATCCACACGTCCACCGCCTCCGTCGCGGTCCTGCCCGCGGCCGAGGAGGTGGACGTCCAGGTGAATCCGAACGAGCTGCGCATCGACGTCTACCGCTCGTCGGGGCCCGGCGGGCAGAGCGTCAACACGACCGACTCGGCGGTGCGCATCACCCACGTGCCGACCGGTCTGGTCGTGTCCTGCCAGGACGAGAAGTCGCAGCACCAGAACCGCGACAAGGCGATGCGGATCCTGCGCTCGCGACTGCTGCAGGCCGAGCAGGACCGTCGGGCGCAGGAGCGCGCCGACGCCCGCGCCGGCCAGATCGGCACGGGTGACCGGGCGGAGAAGATCCGGACCTACAACTTCCCCCAGTCGCGGGTCACCGACCACCGCATCGGCCTGACCGTGCACAACCTGACCGACCTGCTGAACGGGCAGCTCGACGACGTGGTCGCGGCGCTGCGACAGACCGAACGCGAGGCGCGCCTGGCCGCGGTCCAGGACGAAGACGGCTCCTGA
- a CDS encoding class I SAM-dependent methyltransferase has translation MVTTDRGRVAEVAARLAAAGVPTPAVDARWLVDHVVEVAGSCDGCGGALLDGLVARRAAREPLQLVLGRTWFRELELRCAPGVFIPRPETEIVAGVAIDEASGLDAPIVAEPCTGTGAIALSVAVEVPGARVVATDLDPAAVDLARDNLGRVLAGEAGPPLAADQVEILAGDLLAPLADDLRGRLDVLVSNPPYLPAADRDRWEPEVADHDPDRALVGGPDGHEVVGRLLALAAEWLRPGGLVVVEIDERRGEDARAAAVRAGLVDVTLVPDLTGAQRAVRARGAR, from the coding sequence ATGGTCACCACCGACCGCGGGCGGGTGGCCGAGGTCGCGGCCCGGCTGGCGGCGGCGGGCGTGCCCACGCCGGCGGTGGACGCCCGTTGGCTCGTCGATCACGTCGTCGAGGTGGCCGGGAGCTGCGACGGCTGCGGGGGCGCCCTGCTCGACGGGCTGGTCGCCCGCCGCGCGGCCCGCGAGCCGCTGCAGCTGGTGCTGGGCCGGACCTGGTTTCGCGAGCTCGAGCTGCGCTGCGCACCCGGGGTGTTCATCCCCCGGCCGGAGACGGAGATCGTGGCCGGAGTGGCGATCGACGAGGCGAGTGGTCTGGACGCCCCGATCGTGGCCGAGCCGTGCACGGGCACCGGCGCCATCGCCCTGTCGGTGGCGGTCGAGGTGCCCGGGGCGCGCGTCGTCGCCACCGACCTCGACCCCGCCGCCGTCGACCTCGCGCGGGACAACCTCGGGCGCGTCCTGGCCGGCGAGGCGGGTCCACCGCTGGCCGCCGACCAGGTCGAGATCCTGGCCGGTGACCTGCTGGCGCCGCTGGCCGACGACCTGCGGGGGAGGCTGGACGTGCTGGTCTCCAACCCGCCCTACCTGCCGGCCGCCGACCGCGACCGTTGGGAACCGGAGGTGGCCGACCACGATCCCGACCGGGCGCTGGTCGGCGGACCGGACGGCCACGAGGTCGTAGGACGCCTCCTGGCACTGGCGGCCGAGTGGCTGCGTCCCGGCGGCCTGGTGGTCGTGGAGATCGACGAGCGTCGCGGCGAGGACGCACGGGCGGCCGCGGTGCGCGCCGGGCTCGTCGACGTCACGCTCGTCCCCGACCTCACCGGGGCGCAGCGCGCCGTCCGGGCCCGCGGCGCGCGATAG
- a CDS encoding L-threonylcarbamoyladenylate synthase — translation MPGELLDVTGDGREDAVLRATETLRDGRLVVLPTDTAYGVAADAFNRAGTTRLFRAKGQPRTTPLPVLVRSPKQLAGLTTIVPEAAERLVAAYWPGPLTVVLFAEPNLRWDLGNAQGTVAVRMPLDDVGLAVVRAVGPLAVTAAARTGEPAPATAAAAHEQLGDAVELYLDDGPRPTGAASTIVDLTREEPQVLRAGALDADEVLAVARGELDPFAATMPPPEPDSPADDAGTG, via the coding sequence GTGCCCGGCGAGCTGCTCGACGTCACCGGCGACGGCCGTGAGGACGCGGTGCTGCGCGCGACCGAGACGCTGCGCGACGGGCGGCTGGTGGTCTTGCCGACCGACACGGCCTACGGCGTCGCCGCCGACGCGTTCAACCGGGCCGGCACCACCCGCCTGTTCCGAGCCAAGGGGCAGCCGCGCACCACACCGCTCCCCGTGCTCGTGCGCTCGCCCAAGCAGCTGGCGGGGCTCACGACCATCGTGCCCGAGGCCGCCGAGCGCCTGGTGGCCGCCTACTGGCCCGGTCCCTTGACGGTCGTGCTCTTCGCCGAGCCGAACCTGCGCTGGGACCTGGGCAACGCCCAGGGCACGGTCGCGGTGCGCATGCCGTTGGACGACGTCGGGCTGGCGGTGGTCCGTGCGGTCGGTCCGCTGGCCGTCACGGCCGCCGCCCGCACGGGCGAGCCGGCGCCGGCGACGGCGGCGGCGGCGCACGAGCAGCTGGGCGACGCGGTCGAGCTCTACCTCGACGACGGCCCGCGTCCCACCGGCGCCGCGTCGACCATCGTGGACCTGACCCGCGAGGAACCGCAGGTGCTGCGGGCCGGGGCACTGGACGCCGACGAGGTCCTGGCGGTGGCGCGCGGCGAGCTCGACCCGTTCGCCGCCACCATGCCGCCACCGGAACCGGACTCGCCGGCCGACGACGCCGGGACCGGTTGA
- a CDS encoding dTDP-4-dehydrorhamnose 3,5-epimerase family protein yields the protein MHRTDIDGLLVVRWSTHRDVRGFFRQTWQRSELEEALGRPVVFRQGNHARSAVGVLRGFHAEPWDKLVYVARGRALAAVADVRPDSPTFGEVRTFDLGDGAEPCRLFVAAGLANAYCAHGDEDVDYLYDVTAEWRPDADKRALAWDDPDLAVTWPVSEPLVSAADRANPTLRERFPDHPRWRTGAADTSPDGGRGSEEAG from the coding sequence GTGCACCGGACGGACATCGACGGCCTGCTGGTCGTGCGATGGTCGACGCACCGCGACGTCCGCGGGTTCTTCCGCCAGACCTGGCAGCGCTCGGAGCTCGAGGAGGCCCTCGGCCGCCCGGTCGTGTTCCGGCAGGGCAACCACGCCCGTTCGGCGGTGGGGGTCCTGCGCGGCTTCCACGCCGAGCCGTGGGACAAGCTGGTCTACGTCGCGCGCGGCCGGGCGCTCGCGGCGGTCGCCGACGTGCGGCCCGACAGTCCCACCTTCGGCGAGGTGCGGACCTTCGACCTCGGCGACGGCGCCGAGCCCTGCCGCCTGTTCGTCGCGGCCGGCCTCGCCAACGCCTACTGCGCCCACGGTGACGAGGACGTCGACTACCTCTACGACGTGACGGCGGAGTGGCGGCCGGACGCGGACAAGCGGGCGCTGGCATGGGACGATCCCGACCTGGCGGTCACGTGGCCCGTGTCCGAGCCGCTCGTCTCCGCCGCCGACCGCGCCAACCCGACCCTGCGTGAGCGGTTCCCCGACCATCCACGCTGGCGGACCGGCGCCGCGGACACGTCACCGGACGGCGGTCGGGGCAGCGAGGAGGCGGGATGA